The Ranitomeya imitator isolate aRanImi1 chromosome 3, aRanImi1.pri, whole genome shotgun sequence genome has a window encoding:
- the LOC138671846 gene encoding olfactory receptor 52K1-like codes for MEIFTGNPNISHRSFLFAGFSGITDHRSLLFIPFFLIYAHIMVSNGVMVYRILVDKTLQSPMYLLISLLFLVNVACTTTFMPKFILGLVFDLNQITLSGCLVQMWFIYVIVTFESTVILLMALDRYVAICKPLRYHDIMTNRFLSQLTWVSLARSVVLMTPIIYLDSRVKFCKSNVILNFICENMGLLKLACGDISGIQAIGLIVRMAITVVDGSLLLISYLTILHTAMFVLKQSRSKALNTCSSHIFVALIIYASSILSALIYRLETSVSVDIQNLTSAIYFLFPATINPIIYGVRVKEIRLSLKKMSESVLASRKVGRCNN; via the coding sequence ATGGAGATCTTCACTGGGAACCCGAATATAAGCCACAGAAGCTTCCTGTTCGCTGGGTTCTCCGGCATCACAGATCACAGGAGCTTGCTCTTCATCCCTTTTTTTCTCATATACGCACACATAATGGTCAGTAATGGTGTCATGGTCTACAGGATCTTAGTAGATAAGACTCTGCAATCTCCCATGTATCTGCTCATCAGTCTCCTGTTTCTGGTGAATGTCGCATGCACCACCACCTTCATGCCAAAGTTTATCTTGGGTTTGGTTTTTGACCTGAATCAGATCACCCTGAGTGGCTGCCTGGTACAGATGTGGTTCATCTATGTCATTGTCACATTTGAGTCCACCGTCATCCTGTTAATGGCTCTGGACAGATACGTGGCCATCTGTAAACCTTTGCGATACCATGACATCATGACCAATCGATTTCTAAGCCAGTTGACTTGGGTTAGTTTGGCCAGAAGTGTCGTACTCATGACTCCAATCATTTATCTGGACTCCCGGGTCAAGTTTTGTAAATCAAATGTTATTCTTAATTTCATCTGTGAGAACATGGGACTCTTGAAGTTGGCCTGTGGAGACATCTCCGGAATCCAGGCCATTGGATTGATTGTAAGGATggcgataacagtggtggatggaaGTCTTCTCCTCATTTCCTACCTCACTATCCTCCACACTGCTATGTTTGTCCTAAAACAGTCAAGAAGCAAAGCCCTAAACACATGCAGCTCCCACATTTTCGTGGCTCTGATTATCTATGCCAGCAGCATTTTATCGGCACTCATATATCGGCTGGAGACATCAGTCTCCGTAGATATACAGAACTTAACCAGTGCCATCTACTTCTTGTTCCCAGCCACCATCAACCCCATCATTTATGGAGTCCGAGTCAAGGAGATCCGGCTGAGCTTAAAGAAAATGAGTGAGAGTGTCTTAGCCTCACGAAAGGTGGGACGATGCAATAACTAG